The following proteins are co-located in the Microbacterium sp. Clip185 genome:
- a CDS encoding DMP19 family protein, which produces MTRQEPGSPVRDVVFEHDRVLLVLEDGRSLAAPLGRVGAVAGLEPEQRARWVVTADGRGVNWPDAVPTRTDGVLNVWMLEQDALFEQSLRDLAAVDGQTDALAPRSRSLLALWRLTADGYNGGLLQFVGNWGFAEAGHARDALVTIGAEQTRGVLDEFLEVVQPIAASDEVTTIDDVYRRIQELGLSDRVDELDESFWEAAEELITRVPRAFGPAPSVR; this is translated from the coding sequence ATGACACGCCAGGAGCCCGGGTCGCCCGTGCGCGACGTCGTCTTCGAGCACGACCGCGTGCTGCTCGTGCTCGAAGACGGCCGTTCGCTCGCCGCCCCCCTCGGACGGGTCGGGGCGGTGGCCGGTCTGGAACCGGAGCAGCGCGCGCGCTGGGTCGTGACGGCCGACGGACGCGGGGTGAACTGGCCGGACGCCGTGCCGACGAGAACCGACGGCGTGCTGAACGTCTGGATGCTGGAGCAGGATGCGCTCTTCGAGCAGTCCCTGCGGGATCTCGCGGCCGTCGACGGCCAGACGGATGCACTGGCTCCGCGCTCGCGCAGTCTGCTCGCCCTGTGGCGGCTCACCGCCGACGGCTATAACGGGGGACTCCTCCAGTTCGTCGGCAACTGGGGCTTCGCCGAGGCCGGGCACGCCCGCGATGCTCTCGTGACGATCGGGGCGGAGCAGACGCGGGGCGTGCTGGACGAGTTCCTCGAAGTGGTTCAGCCGATCGCCGCATCCGACGAGGTGACGACGATCGACGACGTGTATCGGCGGATCCAGGAACTCGGCCTCTCCGACCGTGTCGACGAACTCGATGAGTCCTTCTGGGA